In one window of Micromonospora cathayae DNA:
- a CDS encoding ABC transporter permease produces the protein MSTPGTLRPPPSPPARDLPTRTGPGPRRRTRRRTWRQALRRDWQLYSLAVLPLLFFLVFRYLPMTGNVIAFRRFEPGGSIFGERWVGLRYVRMFLTDPTFWDVFTNTLVLGALTLLFCFPLPIVLALLLNEVRVRRLRRFVQSVSYLPHFLSIVIVAAMVMQLLSVDGTVNQIVGAVGGDEVPFLQRPEWFRTIYVSSEVWQTVGWGTILYLAALTTIDDNLYEAARIDGANRWRQTWHVTLPGIRPTMITLLILNIGTFMAVGFEKILLLYNPLTYPTADVISTYLYRMGFESSNFSYAAAIGLFEALIGLTLVLTANTISRRTVGTSLW, from the coding sequence ATGAGCACCCCGGGCACCCTGCGCCCACCGCCGTCACCGCCGGCCCGGGACCTGCCGACCCGGACCGGCCCCGGCCCGCGCCGCCGGACCCGCCGCCGTACCTGGCGGCAGGCGCTGCGCCGGGACTGGCAGCTCTACTCGCTGGCCGTCCTGCCGTTGCTGTTCTTCCTGGTCTTCCGGTACCTGCCGATGACCGGCAACGTGATCGCGTTCCGGCGGTTCGAGCCGGGCGGCAGCATCTTCGGGGAACGCTGGGTGGGCCTGCGGTACGTGCGGATGTTTCTCACCGACCCGACGTTCTGGGACGTCTTCACCAACACCCTGGTGCTGGGCGCGCTCACCCTGCTGTTCTGCTTCCCGCTGCCGATCGTGCTGGCCCTGCTGCTCAACGAGGTCCGGGTACGCCGGCTCAGGCGGTTCGTCCAGTCGGTGTCGTACCTGCCGCACTTCCTGTCGATCGTGATCGTGGCGGCCATGGTCATGCAGCTGCTGTCGGTCGACGGCACGGTGAACCAGATCGTCGGGGCCGTCGGCGGCGACGAGGTGCCGTTCCTGCAACGCCCGGAGTGGTTCCGGACGATCTACGTCAGCTCCGAGGTGTGGCAGACCGTGGGCTGGGGCACGATCCTCTACCTCGCCGCCCTCACCACCATCGACGACAACCTGTACGAGGCGGCCCGGATCGACGGCGCGAACCGCTGGCGGCAGACCTGGCACGTGACGCTGCCCGGCATCCGGCCCACCATGATCACCCTGCTGATCCTCAACATCGGCACGTTCATGGCGGTCGGGTTCGAGAAGATCCTGCTGCTGTACAACCCGCTGACGTACCCGACCGCCGACGTGATCTCCACGTACCTCTACCGGATGGGCTTCGAGTCCAGCAACTTCAGCTACGCGGCGGCGATCGGGCTGTTCGAGGCCCTGATCGGGTTGACCCTGGTGCTCACCGCGAACACCATCTCCCGCCGCACGGTCGGCACGAGCCTGTGGTGA
- a CDS encoding carbohydrate ABC transporter permease: MTVDAGRDRPRAHRRTSRGRRVFQAVNGVVLTVVVIVTLYPFVTIVARSFSDEAEIIAGRVNLVPRGFDLGTYRLVMSDSLFWTNYRNTVVYTVVATVISIVLTTCYAYVLSKPRLRGRGVLVGVAVFTMFFSGGLIPNYVLITSLGMKNTIWAVVLPNAINVFNLLVMKAFFESLPEELEEAAAVDGLNTYGTLLRIVLPLSKAIIATMVLFYAVSFWNSWFTAFLYLDQQELFPVTVYLRNLIAGATGAQSAGGVGEADALQAAATLQSVTIVLTTLPILLVYPFIQRYFVSGVMLGAVKG, encoded by the coding sequence GTGACCGTGGACGCCGGCCGGGACCGGCCGCGGGCACACCGGCGGACGAGCCGGGGCCGTCGGGTCTTCCAGGCGGTCAACGGGGTGGTCCTCACCGTCGTGGTGATCGTGACGCTCTACCCGTTCGTCACCATCGTGGCCCGGTCGTTCAGCGACGAGGCGGAGATCATCGCGGGCCGGGTCAACCTGGTGCCGCGCGGCTTCGACCTCGGCACGTACCGGCTGGTGATGTCGGACTCGCTGTTCTGGACGAACTACCGCAACACGGTGGTGTACACGGTGGTCGCCACCGTCATCTCGATCGTGCTGACCACCTGCTACGCGTACGTGCTGTCCAAGCCGCGGCTGCGGGGGCGGGGGGTGCTGGTCGGCGTCGCGGTGTTCACCATGTTCTTCTCCGGCGGCCTGATCCCCAACTACGTGCTGATCACCAGCCTGGGCATGAAGAACACCATCTGGGCGGTGGTGCTGCCGAACGCGATCAACGTGTTCAACCTGCTGGTGATGAAGGCGTTCTTCGAGAGCCTGCCGGAGGAACTGGAGGAGGCCGCCGCGGTCGACGGGCTGAACACCTACGGCACGCTGCTGCGGATCGTGCTGCCGCTGTCGAAGGCGATCATCGCGACGATGGTGCTGTTCTACGCGGTCTCCTTCTGGAACTCCTGGTTCACCGCGTTCCTCTACCTGGACCAGCAGGAACTGTTCCCGGTCACGGTGTACCTGCGCAACCTGATCGCCGGGGCCACCGGCGCGCAGTCGGCCGGCGGGGTCGGCGAGGCCGACGCGCTCCAGGCCGCGGCCACCCTCCAGTCCGTCACCATCGTGCTCACCACGCTGCCGATCCTGCTGGTCTACCCGTTCATCCAGCGGTACTTCGTGTCCGGGGTCATGCTCGGCGCGGTCAAGGGCTGA
- a CDS encoding extracellular solute-binding protein, which translates to MAFVAAGLLTLGLAACSEDAPDAKDLSGNRAGAMAAYGVGDAFTATEPVSFSILYNNHPSYPLKNEWLFWSELTKRTNVKLEPVAVPLSDYEQKRSLLVGAGDAPMIIPKTYHPQENAFVSSGAILPVSDYLDLMPNLKDKIERWNLQPELDTLRQSDGKFYLLPGLHEKPWAEYSVAVRADILDQLGLAVPKTWDELYTVLKAMKARYPDSYPYSDRWSKPTPGGALLRIVGESYGTQAGWTFQHATWDPAAQRFGYTGSSPQYRQMIEYLHRLVAEGLLDPESFTQSDEQARQKLANGKSFVISSNAQTLVNDYRPDLAKTQPGAKLVKIPLPVGPAGEINPASRLENGVMISAKARESKHFVAMMQFVDWIYYSDAGQEFAKWGVEGTTYTKDAAGKRTLTADVNVVGLNPKGSKHLQKDFGFFNGVFSYGGKLDLMQSFFSPEEMEFQQVMNARKPIEVPPPAPLTDTEREQVSLWETPLKDHVTQNTLKFILGQRPLAEWDAYVAELEAKHAKQYIDLVNKAHDRFQKDNG; encoded by the coding sequence GTGGCGTTCGTCGCGGCCGGTCTGCTCACCCTCGGTCTGGCCGCCTGCTCCGAGGACGCCCCGGACGCCAAGGACCTCTCCGGCAACCGGGCCGGCGCGATGGCCGCGTACGGGGTGGGCGACGCGTTCACGGCCACCGAGCCGGTCTCGTTCTCCATCCTGTACAACAACCACCCGTCGTACCCGTTGAAGAACGAGTGGCTGTTCTGGTCGGAGCTGACCAAGCGGACCAACGTGAAACTCGAGCCGGTGGCGGTGCCGCTGAGCGACTACGAACAGAAGCGCAGCCTGCTCGTCGGCGCGGGCGACGCCCCGATGATCATCCCGAAGACGTACCACCCGCAGGAGAACGCCTTCGTTTCCTCCGGCGCGATCCTGCCGGTCAGCGACTACCTGGACCTGATGCCGAACCTCAAGGACAAGATCGAGCGCTGGAACCTCCAGCCGGAGCTGGACACGCTGCGGCAGTCCGACGGCAAGTTCTACCTGCTGCCCGGCCTGCACGAGAAGCCCTGGGCGGAGTACTCGGTGGCGGTCCGCGCGGACATCCTCGACCAGCTCGGGCTGGCCGTCCCGAAGACCTGGGACGAGCTGTACACGGTGCTCAAGGCGATGAAGGCGCGGTACCCGGACTCGTACCCGTACTCCGACCGGTGGAGCAAGCCCACCCCGGGCGGCGCGCTGCTGCGCATCGTCGGCGAGTCGTACGGCACCCAGGCCGGCTGGACCTTCCAGCACGCCACCTGGGACCCGGCCGCGCAGCGGTTCGGCTACACCGGCTCCTCACCGCAGTACCGGCAGATGATCGAGTACCTGCACAGGCTGGTCGCCGAGGGGCTGCTCGACCCGGAGAGCTTCACCCAGAGCGACGAGCAGGCCCGGCAGAAGCTCGCCAACGGCAAGTCCTTCGTCATCAGTTCCAACGCGCAGACCCTGGTCAACGACTACCGACCGGATCTGGCCAAGACCCAGCCCGGCGCGAAGCTGGTCAAGATCCCGCTGCCGGTCGGCCCGGCCGGGGAGATCAATCCGGCCTCCCGGCTGGAGAACGGCGTCATGATCTCCGCGAAGGCCCGGGAGAGCAAGCACTTCGTGGCGATGATGCAGTTCGTCGACTGGATCTACTACTCCGACGCCGGCCAGGAGTTCGCCAAGTGGGGCGTCGAGGGGACCACCTACACCAAGGACGCCGCCGGCAAACGCACCCTGACCGCCGACGTCAACGTCGTCGGCCTGAACCCGAAGGGCAGCAAGCACCTCCAGAAGGACTTCGGCTTCTTCAACGGCGTCTTCTCCTACGGCGGCAAACTCGACCTGATGCAGTCCTTCTTCTCCCCGGAGGAGATGGAGTTCCAGCAGGTGATGAACGCCCGTAAGCCGATCGAGGTGCCGCCGCCGGCCCCGCTCACCGACACCGAACGTGAGCAGGTGTCGCTGTGGGAGACGCCGCTGAAGGACCACGTCACCCAGAACACGCTCAAGTTCATCCTCGGGCAGCGGCCGTTGGCCGAGTGGGACGCCTACGTCGCCGAACTGGAGGCCAAGCACGCGAAGCAGTACATCGACCTGGTCAACAAGGCCCACGACCGGTTCCAGAAGGACAACGGCTGA
- a CDS encoding GH39 family glycosyl hydrolase codes for MRVTVPDQPTGRLTDAWRTCVGTGRFDLALRRDYQDSLALVQREIGFRHIRGHGLLSDGVGVHRPYEYRGTRRVRHAFGYVDQVVDAYLALGVRPFLELGFMPSGLASGDQTVFWWGGNVTPPRSWTEWADLVRATVGHLVDRYGSAEVRRWPIEVWNEPNLPDFWQHADRDAYHRLYEVTAHAIKEVDADLQVGGPAISPGADDWLLPFAEFVTAHDVPVDFVSRHAYTSGPAQHVPFGTHQTLAPASDLLEQFAAPRTHLAGTPLADLPVHITEFNSSYRPDNPVHDTAFHAAYLAPVLAAGGDLVDSFAYWTFSDVFEEVGVPTSLLHGGFGLLTHRQLKKPTYHLYAFMARLGGQVLARGDDHLVTRDDTGRVAVLAWAPVDVTGRDPVDRHTLTLSVPLGPPGATSAFLLRSSVSEEHGNVWRAWGELGRPRSPLPRQLDVLRALAEPARTHRNLPVDGGRVDLDLTLGRHEVTLVELSAVHDETPPWWDDDRLLGRPGRPDNRPGRHDEHRPDRSDRHDGSRPDLAGRDPDGDRRERP; via the coding sequence ATGCGGGTCACCGTCCCCGACCAGCCCACCGGCCGGCTCACCGACGCCTGGCGCACCTGCGTCGGTACCGGCCGGTTCGACCTGGCGCTGCGCCGCGACTACCAGGACTCGCTCGCCCTGGTCCAGCGGGAGATCGGCTTCCGGCACATCCGCGGCCACGGCCTGCTCAGTGACGGGGTCGGCGTGCACCGGCCGTACGAGTACCGGGGCACCCGGCGGGTGCGGCACGCGTTCGGCTACGTCGACCAGGTGGTGGACGCCTACCTCGCCCTGGGCGTCCGGCCCTTCCTGGAGCTGGGGTTCATGCCGTCCGGGCTGGCCTCCGGCGACCAGACGGTGTTCTGGTGGGGCGGCAACGTCACCCCGCCGCGGTCCTGGACCGAGTGGGCCGACCTGGTCCGCGCCACCGTCGGGCACCTGGTCGACCGGTACGGCAGCGCGGAGGTGCGGCGCTGGCCGATCGAGGTGTGGAACGAACCGAACCTGCCGGACTTCTGGCAGCACGCCGACCGGGACGCCTACCACCGGCTGTACGAGGTGACCGCGCACGCGATCAAGGAGGTCGACGCGGACCTCCAGGTCGGCGGACCGGCCATCTCCCCCGGGGCGGACGACTGGCTGCTGCCGTTCGCCGAGTTCGTCACCGCCCACGACGTGCCGGTCGACTTCGTCAGCCGGCACGCCTACACCTCCGGCCCGGCGCAGCACGTGCCGTTCGGCACCCACCAGACCCTCGCCCCGGCCAGCGACCTGCTGGAACAGTTCGCCGCACCCCGGACGCACCTGGCCGGCACCCCGCTGGCCGACCTGCCGGTGCACATCACCGAGTTCAACTCCTCCTACCGGCCGGACAACCCGGTCCACGACACCGCCTTCCACGCCGCGTACCTGGCGCCGGTGCTGGCCGCCGGGGGCGACCTGGTCGACTCGTTCGCGTACTGGACGTTCAGCGACGTGTTCGAGGAGGTGGGCGTGCCCACCTCGCTGCTGCACGGCGGCTTCGGGCTGCTCACCCACCGACAGCTCAAGAAACCCACCTACCACCTGTACGCGTTCATGGCCCGGCTGGGCGGGCAGGTGCTGGCCCGGGGCGACGACCACCTGGTCACCCGGGACGACACCGGTCGGGTCGCGGTGCTGGCCTGGGCGCCGGTGGACGTGACCGGACGGGACCCGGTGGACCGGCACACCCTGACGTTGTCGGTCCCGCTCGGCCCGCCCGGGGCGACCTCGGCGTTCCTGCTCCGCTCGTCGGTCAGCGAGGAACACGGCAACGTCTGGCGGGCCTGGGGCGAACTGGGTCGCCCCCGGTCACCGCTGCCCCGCCAGCTCGACGTGCTGCGGGCCCTCGCCGAGCCGGCCCGTACCCACCGCAACCTGCCGGTGGACGGCGGTCGGGTCGACCTCGACCTCACCCTCGGCCGGCACGAGGTGACCCTGGTCGAACTCTCCGCCGTCCACGACGAGACCCCGCCGTGGTGGGACGACGACCGGCTGCTCGGCCGGCCGGGCCGCCCCGACAACCGGCCCGGCCGGCACGACGAACACCGGCCTGACCGGTCCGACCGGCACGACGGGTCCCGGCCCGACCTTGCGGGCCGCGACCCGGACGGCGACCGGCGGGAGCGACCGTGA
- a CDS encoding alpha-glucuronidase: MSLPHTVQPTPDRAVARHPAWLPPEAFGPLGIRSALVCGTGPLVDTVVEELTRAGTRYGGRVHRHARAGAVELVLALTGADPLPPVAARLAGEVAGTLGAEGFLLDRSGHVPVLLADTPAGLLYGLFHLVRLGGSAFDLHPVERHRPALDRRMLDHWDNVDVHPVMGQVERGYAGGSIFWRDGAARNEPDRIREYGRLLAACGVNAITVNNVNVHATEARLLTDRLGDVAAIADLLRPYAVRVHLSVTFAAPVVLGGLPTADPLDDRVRAWWATATRQVYDRIPDFGGYVVKADSEGQPGPFTYGRDHADGANLLAGALAPFGGVVHWRAFVYNHRQDWRDRTTDRARAAYDHFAPLDGRFRDNVIVQVKHGPIDFQAREPVSPVLAAMPATRLAVEVQVTQEYTGQQRHVCYLGPWWSELLGFTPWGPQGRTVADIAAGAGRTGTGAGGGRTGTGAGAGRTDTGAAGGRTLPGGGLVGVANVGADPFWTGHPLAQANLYAFGRLGWDPRLDPRAVLDEWIGLTFPPSTTGDPALVRRTLHEIMDDSWRTYERYTAPLGVGFMVNPRDHYGPGVDGYEYSPWGTYHFADRDGVGVDRTRATGTGFTGQYPCPWAERYESVEQCPDELLLFFHHVPYDHVLRSGSTVIQHIYDTHFAGVEQVKTMRQRWQRLAGLVDAAVHARVSGLLEEQLRCAREWRDQINTYFFRKSGVPDTHSRPIH; this comes from the coding sequence ATGAGCCTGCCGCACACCGTGCAGCCCACTCCCGACCGGGCGGTCGCCCGCCACCCCGCCTGGCTGCCACCGGAGGCGTTCGGCCCGCTGGGCATCCGGTCCGCCCTGGTGTGCGGCACCGGCCCGCTGGTCGACACGGTGGTCGAGGAGCTCACCCGGGCGGGCACGCGGTACGGCGGCCGGGTCCACCGGCACGCCAGGGCCGGCGCCGTCGAGCTGGTGCTCGCGTTGACCGGGGCGGACCCGTTGCCGCCGGTCGCCGCCCGGCTCGCCGGCGAGGTGGCCGGCACGCTCGGCGCGGAGGGTTTCCTGCTGGACCGGTCCGGCCACGTCCCGGTGCTGCTCGCCGACACGCCGGCCGGCCTGCTGTACGGACTGTTCCACCTGGTCCGGCTCGGCGGGTCGGCGTTCGACCTCCACCCGGTCGAGCGGCACCGACCGGCGTTGGACCGACGGATGCTCGACCACTGGGACAACGTGGACGTACATCCGGTGATGGGCCAGGTGGAACGGGGCTACGCGGGCGGTTCGATCTTCTGGCGGGACGGGGCCGCCCGGAACGAACCGGACCGGATCCGGGAGTACGGGCGGCTGCTGGCGGCCTGCGGGGTCAACGCGATCACGGTGAACAACGTCAACGTGCACGCCACCGAGGCGCGACTGCTCACCGACCGGCTCGGGGACGTGGCCGCCATCGCGGACCTGCTGCGGCCGTACGCGGTCCGGGTGCACCTGTCGGTGACGTTCGCCGCCCCGGTCGTCCTCGGTGGCCTGCCCACCGCCGACCCGCTCGACGACCGGGTACGCGCCTGGTGGGCCACGGCCACCCGGCAGGTGTACGACCGTATCCCGGACTTCGGCGGGTACGTGGTGAAGGCCGACTCGGAGGGGCAGCCAGGCCCGTTCACCTACGGGCGCGACCACGCCGACGGGGCGAACCTGCTGGCCGGGGCGCTGGCCCCGTTCGGCGGGGTGGTGCACTGGCGGGCGTTCGTCTACAACCACCGGCAGGACTGGCGGGACCGGACGACCGACCGGGCGCGGGCCGCGTACGACCACTTCGCCCCGCTGGACGGCCGGTTCCGGGACAACGTGATCGTCCAGGTGAAGCACGGGCCGATCGACTTCCAGGCGCGCGAGCCGGTCTCACCGGTACTGGCCGCCATGCCGGCGACCCGGCTGGCGGTGGAGGTGCAGGTGACCCAGGAGTACACCGGCCAGCAGCGGCACGTCTGCTACCTCGGCCCCTGGTGGAGTGAGCTGCTGGGCTTCACGCCCTGGGGTCCGCAGGGCCGCACCGTCGCCGACATCGCCGCCGGAGCCGGCCGGACCGGCACGGGTGCCGGAGGCGGCCGGACCGGCACGGGTGCCGGAGCCGGCCGGACCGACACGGGTGCCGCCGGGGGTCGTACCCTGCCCGGCGGTGGTCTGGTCGGAGTCGCCAACGTCGGGGCCGACCCCTTCTGGACGGGGCATCCGCTGGCGCAGGCCAACCTGTACGCCTTCGGTCGGCTCGGCTGGGACCCCCGGCTGGATCCCCGGGCCGTGCTCGACGAGTGGATCGGGTTGACCTTCCCGCCGTCGACGACCGGTGATCCGGCGCTGGTACGCCGGACGCTGCACGAGATCATGGACGACTCGTGGCGCACGTACGAGCGGTACACCGCGCCGCTGGGCGTGGGCTTCATGGTCAACCCCCGGGACCACTACGGGCCCGGGGTGGACGGGTACGAGTACAGCCCGTGGGGCACCTACCACTTCGCCGACCGGGACGGGGTGGGCGTGGACCGGACCCGGGCCACCGGCACCGGCTTCACCGGCCAGTACCCGTGCCCCTGGGCGGAACGGTACGAGTCGGTCGAGCAGTGTCCGGACGAACTGCTGCTCTTCTTCCACCACGTGCCCTACGACCACGTCCTGCGCAGCGGGTCCACGGTCATCCAGCACATCTACGACACGCACTTCGCCGGGGTGGAGCAGGTGAAGACGATGCGGCAGCGGTGGCAGCGGCTGGCCGGGCTCGTCGATGCGGCGGTACACGCCCGGGTGAGCGGGCTGCTGGAGGAACAACTGCGCTGCGCCCGGGAGTGGCGCGACCAGATCAACACCTACTTCTTCCGCAAGTCCGGCGTCCCCGACACCCATTCCCGCCCCATCCACTAA
- a CDS encoding MFS transporter — protein MSLPDTVVTPATTASRSRTRWLVLAVLCLAQLVVVLDNTVLTVAVPALTRDLDAGTADIQWMINAYPLVQSGLLLTAGSAVDRYGRRRMLLVGLVVFGLASAAAAAAQSTGHLVAARGVLGVGGALLATATLAIAMQVFDAEERPRAIGVWAAVSALGFAAGPPVGGLLLAHFSWPVIFLINLPIVLVCLVAAGPLVPEARFPAGRLDLVGALLSTLGLGAVVYAIISGPEQGWAAPHVLGAAAAGTLLLGLFAAWERRTPAPMLDLRFFRDRRFVGAVSGVVLITFGSAGSLFLLAQQLQFVRGYPAWEAGLRMAPFALTVVLLNLTGVAARLIRRLGIPAAIAAGMTLLAVGLVVAAHAPTDGYGVLLSGLVLMGGGCALANPAIVEAVLSAIPPEKAGTGAGIDGTMAEVGTSLGVAVLGAVLNARFTAALPAVLAAAGSFPAAWAAARDEPERDLVTGAFASAVAVSQTVGAVAVLTGGLLAATLLSHPPPPTSPPTSPPAPRSSPPASPPARSPR, from the coding sequence GTGAGCCTGCCCGACACCGTCGTCACCCCCGCCACCACGGCGTCCCGTTCACGTACCCGCTGGCTGGTCCTCGCCGTGCTCTGCCTCGCCCAACTGGTCGTGGTGCTGGACAACACCGTGCTCACCGTGGCGGTGCCGGCGCTCACCCGGGACCTGGACGCCGGCACCGCCGACATCCAATGGATGATCAACGCGTACCCGCTGGTCCAGTCCGGACTGCTGCTCACCGCCGGCAGCGCGGTGGACCGGTACGGACGCCGCCGGATGCTGCTGGTCGGGCTGGTCGTCTTCGGGCTCGCCTCGGCCGCCGCCGCGGCGGCCCAGTCCACCGGACACCTGGTCGCCGCCCGGGGCGTACTGGGTGTCGGAGGCGCGCTGCTCGCCACCGCCACCCTGGCAATCGCCATGCAGGTCTTCGACGCCGAGGAACGCCCCCGGGCCATCGGCGTCTGGGCGGCGGTCAGCGCCCTGGGCTTCGCCGCCGGACCCCCGGTCGGCGGCCTGCTCCTGGCCCACTTCAGCTGGCCGGTGATCTTCCTGATCAACCTACCGATCGTGCTGGTCTGCCTGGTCGCGGCCGGCCCGCTGGTGCCCGAGGCGCGCTTCCCGGCGGGCCGGCTCGACCTGGTCGGCGCGCTACTGTCCACCCTCGGCCTCGGCGCGGTCGTCTACGCGATCATCTCCGGTCCCGAACAGGGCTGGGCGGCACCCCACGTGCTCGGCGCGGCCGCCGCCGGTACGCTGCTGCTCGGCCTCTTCGCGGCCTGGGAACGGCGTACCCCCGCACCCATGCTCGACCTGCGCTTCTTCCGGGACCGCCGGTTCGTGGGCGCGGTGTCCGGGGTCGTGCTGATCACCTTCGGCAGCGCCGGGTCGCTGTTCCTGCTGGCCCAGCAGCTGCAGTTCGTCCGGGGGTACCCGGCCTGGGAGGCGGGCCTGCGGATGGCCCCCTTCGCGCTCACCGTGGTGCTGCTCAACCTCACCGGCGTCGCCGCCCGGCTGATCCGACGGCTCGGCATCCCGGCGGCCATCGCGGCCGGGATGACCCTGCTCGCCGTCGGACTGGTGGTGGCCGCCCACGCGCCCACCGACGGCTACGGCGTCCTGCTGTCCGGGCTGGTACTGATGGGCGGCGGGTGCGCGCTGGCCAACCCGGCCATCGTGGAGGCGGTGCTGAGCGCCATCCCCCCGGAGAAGGCCGGCACCGGGGCGGGGATCGACGGCACCATGGCGGAGGTCGGCACCAGCCTCGGCGTCGCCGTGCTCGGCGCGGTGCTCAACGCCCGGTTCACCGCGGCACTGCCCGCCGTGCTGGCCGCTGCCGGATCGTTCCCGGCGGCCTGGGCCGCCGCGCGCGACGAGCCGGAACGCGACCTGGTCACCGGGGCCTTCGCTTCTGCCGTCGCGGTCAGCCAGACCGTCGGCGCGGTCGCCGTCCTCACCGGCGGCCTCCTCGCCGCAACCCTCCTCTCCCACCCACCCCCGCCCACCTCCCCACCCACCTCCCCACCCGCGCCCCGCTCCTCGCCGCCCGCCTCCCCGCCCGCGCGCTCGCCGCGTTGA
- a CDS encoding siderophore-interacting protein produces MKRNWEALVLRAMGGREFRLTVLESTPVNDHYQRLLVDDGGLLAACGSHPTMWVRLWFDAAGRPHQRAYTLVDPDPATGRFHLEFALHDGRAARWATEAKPGDTIDATVQGTGFTLPDPTPRHLYLVGDAASLPAVNSLLDAAADVPATVWLEYAHQGEQALTPRTRTGQQVTWVPRRDDGRHLVDTVRAGLDRAEDGAFYWVACEAASTRGIVRHLRRGLGVGRQQVSALGYWTAR; encoded by the coding sequence GTGAAACGGAACTGGGAGGCCCTGGTGCTCCGGGCCATGGGCGGTCGGGAGTTCCGGCTCACCGTGCTCGAGTCGACCCCGGTCAACGACCACTACCAGCGGCTGCTCGTCGACGACGGCGGTCTGCTGGCCGCCTGCGGCAGCCACCCCACCATGTGGGTCCGGCTCTGGTTCGACGCCGCCGGCCGACCACACCAGCGGGCCTACACCCTCGTCGACCCCGACCCGGCCACCGGCCGGTTCCACCTCGAGTTCGCCCTGCACGACGGGCGGGCCGCCCGGTGGGCCACCGAGGCGAAACCCGGCGACACCATCGACGCCACCGTGCAGGGCACCGGGTTCACCCTGCCCGACCCCACCCCGCGCCACCTCTACCTGGTCGGCGACGCCGCCTCGCTGCCGGCGGTCAACAGCCTGCTCGACGCCGCCGCCGACGTCCCCGCCACCGTCTGGCTCGAGTACGCGCACCAGGGCGAGCAGGCCCTCACCCCCCGGACCCGGACCGGCCAGCAGGTGACCTGGGTGCCGCGCCGCGACGACGGCCGGCATCTCGTCGACACCGTCCGCGCCGGCCTGGACCGCGCCGAGGACGGGGCGTTCTACTGGGTGGCCTGCGAGGCGGCCAGCACCCGGGGCATCGTCCGGCACCTGCGCCGCGGTCTCGGCGTCGGCCGCCAGCAGGTGAGCGCCCTCGGCTACTGGACCGCCCGGTGA
- a CDS encoding GNAT family N-acetyltransferase — translation MHEEEIPGFGRCALTPVDPAAHAGLLHRWVTQPRARFWGMGDHSVEQVREVYAFVDGLSTHHAYLILLDGTPVGLFQTYQPAADPVGERYPVEPGDVGMHLLLSPPEGTPRGLAAAVGPALVRFLFRDPTRDRVVVEPDVRNGLALRRLEISGFIFGDEIDLPDKRARLAFLTRERFAARHGAPSSN, via the coding sequence ATGCACGAGGAAGAGATCCCCGGCTTCGGGCGGTGCGCGCTGACGCCGGTCGACCCGGCGGCCCACGCCGGGCTGCTACACAGGTGGGTCACCCAGCCACGCGCCCGCTTCTGGGGCATGGGCGACCACTCGGTCGAGCAGGTCCGGGAGGTCTACGCGTTCGTCGACGGACTGTCCACCCACCACGCGTACCTGATCCTGCTCGACGGCACCCCGGTGGGGCTGTTCCAGACCTACCAGCCGGCGGCCGACCCGGTCGGCGAGCGGTACCCGGTCGAGCCGGGTGACGTCGGCATGCACCTGCTGCTGTCCCCACCCGAGGGCACCCCGCGCGGGCTGGCCGCCGCGGTCGGGCCCGCGCTCGTACGGTTCCTGTTCCGGGACCCGACCCGGGACCGCGTGGTGGTCGAACCCGACGTCCGCAACGGGTTGGCGCTGCGCCGACTGGAGATCAGCGGCTTCATCTTCGGCGACGAGATCGACCTGCCCGACAAGCGGGCCCGGTTGGCGTTCCTGACCCGGGAACGGTTCGCCGCCCGGCACGGCGCACCGTCGTCGAACTGA